In Alkalimarinus alittae, the DNA window TAAAGCTATAGTTTTTCTATGGATAAACGCCTTGTGAGGGGAAATACCTATTGGGTTTATTTGAATATCGACTAGACTCAATAACATCAATATAACATATAAAAAATAGACATTAATGTATGCAAAAAGGAACTTTTTGCGCCACTAGAAGTCATATACCAAAGATGATATATTCGGCGTCTAGTTAATTTTGGAGGTTTAAATGGGTACTAGCTTACAGCCAGTAGATATGCTTTCACCAGGGGGTAACCTTGAGTCGTATATGCAGGCCGTTAACAGCATCCCCGTACTGTCAGTTGAAGAAGAACGTAAACTGACCAGTAGCTTGCATAATGAAGAAGACCTTGAGGCCGCTCGCCACTTGGTTATGTCGCATCTTCGTTTTGTTGTGTATATCGCAAAGAGCTATTCAGGCTACGGCTTGGCTCAGGCAGACTTAATACAAGAAGGCAATGTTGGCCTGATGAAAGCGGTAAAACGCTTTAACCCTGAGTTTGGTGTACGCTTGGTCTCTTTTGCCGTGCACTGGATCAAAGCAGAGATACATGAATTTATTTTGCGAAATTGGAGAATCGTGAAAGTTGCGACGACCAAGGCGCAACGAAAACTATTTTTTAACCTTCGAAGTGCCAAAAAACGCTTAGCGTGGTTTAGTCATGAAGAAGTAAAAGCTGTTGCTGCAGACCTAGGCGTTGAGCCGAAGGTCGTTCGTGAAATGGAAGGTCGCTTGAGTTCTCATGATGCTGCATTTGATGGCGGTATGGATGATGACGATGAGTCGGCTTACCAGTCGCCTGCAAACTACCTTGAAGATCATCGCTATGATCCTGCTACACGTGTAGAGCAAGAGGACTGGACTGAAGAATCGAATACTCGTCTGAGCACTGCGATGAGTACGCTTGATGAACGAAGCCAGGATATCTTAACTCAGCGTTGGTTGTCGGAAGGTAAGGCGACATTGCATGATTTAGCCGATAAATATGGCGTCTCAGCAGAGCGCATTCGTCAACTCGAAAAGAATGCCATGAAAAAAGTTAGAGCGCTAATGGAAAGTTAAGGTTAGCGCCCCATAAAAAACCGCCACTCAACTGTAGGCGGTTTTTTTTTGTCCTGTTGTTAGCGTTGATATCGAATAAAACTAAACGTGACATACAGGTTACAAACAATTAATTATGCCTTTGGTGGCACGTCCCTTAAGCTACATTATTATATTTCGACGTTTTAAGTTCACACTTGATTATTTAGTGGGTAGTTAAGCTCGTGGCCCGTTTTGAGAAAGGGATTTTAAATGAGGTTACATAAATGAGAGCGACACAATGAGTTGGTGGGGAAAAGTAATTGGCGGAGCATTTGGTTTTATGCTCGGAGGGCCGTTAGGCGCATTATTAGGCGCTACTGTAGGGCATGGCTTTGATAAGGGGCTTACAGGAGTAGAATTAGGTACGGGTGAAACTTGGCAAGGGGGCTCGCAAGAGCGTGTACAGGCTGCATTTTTTACAGCGACCTTTTCCGTTATGGGGCACCTTGCAAAAGCCGATGGCAGAGTAACAGAAGACGAAATTGAACTTGCTCGCCAAACAATGGACAACATGCAGCTCGATGAAGAGCAGCGTCGAGCGGCAATTGAGTTGTTCAATAGCGGTAAGCAAGATGACTTTCCTCTTGCTGATGTGCTGGAGCAATTAAAGCGAGAGTGCCATCGCCGAGTTAACTTGATTCAGATGTTTTTACAGATTCAAATTGCGACGGCGCTGGCAGATGGTGATTTGCACCCTTCAGAACAGGCGGTTTTACTGACTGTCGCTGAGCACTTAGGGATTTCCAGGGGCCAGTTTGAGCGGCTCTTGGCCATGGTCGTGGCACAGCAGCGGTTCTCAAGACGGGAGAGTGGTAGCGATGCCCCGGTTGAACGCGAGTCGATCACAGAGGCGTATCAACTATTAGGTGTTACGCCCAATGCAACAGAGGCTGAAGTTAAGAAATCATATAGGCGTCTGATGAGCCAGCACCACCCTGATAAGCTAGTTTCAAAAGGCTTACCAGAAGAAATGATGAAAATAGCCACAGAAAAAACCAGAGAAATTAAAGCGGCTTACGAGGTTATAAAGGCCTCCCGGAAAAAGGCATAGTACACGTCTACCGAGAGTGGTTTAGTTGTTGATTGGATAGGTTGGAAGATTAATGCGCGTATTAGTAATTGAAGACGACAAAGATGTTGCAGCATATTTAGTGAAAGGCCTGCAGGAGTGTGATCATGTTGTTGATCATACTTTGGACGGTAAAGATGGTTTGTTGCTAGCGGCGAGTGAACAGTATGACATCATGATCATTGATCGAATGCTGCCGGGTATGGATGGGCTTTCGATTATTAAAACGGTTAGAGCGACGGGAAACCGAACGCCTATCTTAATCTTGAGTGCACTGGGTGATGTGGATGACCGCGTCGAGGGGCTTAGGGGAGGCGGAGATGACTACCTGACTAAACCGTTTTCGTTTACAGAGCTTTTAGCCCGAATGGATGCTTTACTGCGACGCGGAAGTTCGCAAGCAGAGCAAGTGACGAGTTTAAATTTGGCAGACCTAGAGATGGACTTGTTATCTCGTGTGGTTAAGCGAGGAGGGCAAAAAATAGACCTTCAGCCGCGAGAGTTTCGTTTACTCGAGTATTTAATGCGTCATGCTGAGCAAGTCGTTACCCGCACGATGCTGCTAGAGCAGGTTTGGGATTATCACTTTGACCCACAAACTAATGTTATTGACGTGCATATCAGCCGCCTCAGATCGAAAATAGATAAAGAATTTGATAAGCCATTACTGCAGACAGTTCGTGGTGCTGGGTATATTTTGAGTGAAAAATAAGTGAGATTTTTGAGTCTTCTCCGTACTTCTTCTTTTCAGCTGGCGCTGGTTTATATGGTGCTATTTGCTACCTCTGTTTTTATTTTGCTCGGGTTTATATATTGGGCGACAGCAGGTTATATGGCGGACCAAACCGATGAAACCATTGAAGCTGAAATCGTTGGTTTGGCAGAGCAGTATAGTCGCCAAGGCGTAAATGGGCTGATAAGTGTTATACGGGAGCGGGTCGCAAGAGACCCTAATGGGAAGTCTCTTTATCTGTTTACCGCTCGAGACTACATTAAGTTGGCAGGTAATCTCGATGAGTGGCCTGACAGCGCACAAGTACAAGATGGTTGGGTTAACTTTCAGCTAGACGAGCAGGTCGGTTGGGAGGGCAATGATCACGTTGCTCGTGCGCGTATCTTTGTTGTACAGGGCGGCTTAGGTCTTCTAGTAGGGCGAGATGTTCATGACTTAATGGTGGTGAAGCGGTTGATTGAGCGAGCCATTAATTGGGGGATGGGTATCACGCTTGCCCTCGCATTGATTGGCGGCATTATGATGAGCCGCAGTACAGCCAAACGCATTGAGGTTATTAACCAAATTAGTCGAAAGATTATGGATGGTAACCTGGCATTAAGAATTCCGGGTCGAGGCACGGGGGATGACTTTGATCAGTTGGCAGAAAACTTAAATCAGATGCTAGATCGGATTGTGCAATTGATGGATGGTATTCGGCATGTATCCGATAATATTGCGCACGACCTAAGAACGCCTTTAACTAGATTAAGAAACCAGCTGGAAAGCGCACTTATTTCTGCCGAAAAAGAAGAAGATAGAGAGCAAATATCAACGGCGGTTGCGGAAGCGGACAAACTACTATCGACGTTTAATGCACTACTAAGGATCGCACGCCTTGAAACGGGCGGTAAAGTTGCCAAGCCTGAAGCGCTAGATTTGTCTCAATTGATGTGCGATGCCGTCGAGTTGTATGAGGCTTTAGCGGAAGACAAAAACCAGACAATGACCATGAACATTCAGTCAGGGGTGACCACGCTTGGCGATAAGGATTTACTGTTTCAGGTGATGAGTAACTTAATTGACAATGCGATCAAATATACGCCGGAGGGCGGTAAGATTTCGTTACAGTTAATTGAGAGTGAAGAGGGTGTGTGCTTTGAGGTTGCAGACTCAGGTATTGGCATCCCTGAAGATGAAAAAGATAAAGTATTCCAGCGTTTTTACAGGGTAGCAAAAAGCCGTTCGTTACCCGGTAATGGCTTAGGTCTCAGTTTAGTGTTGGCGGTGATTGCGATGCATAAAGGTGAGATTAACTTGGCAAATGCAAACCCAGGATTAAAAGTCTCTGTTAAGCTGCCTAAAAGCGAACTGTAATTAAGCTGGTTATGCACTAGTGATCAAAAACCAGCTTAATCTTGCAGTATTGG includes these proteins:
- the rpoH gene encoding RNA polymerase sigma factor RpoH, with amino-acid sequence MGTSLQPVDMLSPGGNLESYMQAVNSIPVLSVEEERKLTSSLHNEEDLEAARHLVMSHLRFVVYIAKSYSGYGLAQADLIQEGNVGLMKAVKRFNPEFGVRLVSFAVHWIKAEIHEFILRNWRIVKVATTKAQRKLFFNLRSAKKRLAWFSHEEVKAVAADLGVEPKVVREMEGRLSSHDAAFDGGMDDDDESAYQSPANYLEDHRYDPATRVEQEDWTEESNTRLSTAMSTLDERSQDILTQRWLSEGKATLHDLADKYGVSAERIRQLEKNAMKKVRALMES
- a CDS encoding winged helix-turn-helix domain-containing protein, with the translated sequence MRVLVIEDDKDVAAYLVKGLQECDHVVDHTLDGKDGLLLAASEQYDIMIIDRMLPGMDGLSIIKTVRATGNRTPILILSALGDVDDRVEGLRGGGDDYLTKPFSFTELLARMDALLRRGSSQAEQVTSLNLADLEMDLLSRVVKRGGQKIDLQPREFRLLEYLMRHAEQVVTRTMLLEQVWDYHFDPQTNVIDVHISRLRSKIDKEFDKPLLQTVRGAGYILSEK
- the djlA gene encoding co-chaperone DjlA codes for the protein MSWWGKVIGGAFGFMLGGPLGALLGATVGHGFDKGLTGVELGTGETWQGGSQERVQAAFFTATFSVMGHLAKADGRVTEDEIELARQTMDNMQLDEEQRRAAIELFNSGKQDDFPLADVLEQLKRECHRRVNLIQMFLQIQIATALADGDLHPSEQAVLLTVAEHLGISRGQFERLLAMVVAQQRFSRRESGSDAPVERESITEAYQLLGVTPNATEAEVKKSYRRLMSQHHPDKLVSKGLPEEMMKIATEKTREIKAAYEVIKASRKKA
- a CDS encoding ATP-binding protein, whose product is MADQTDETIEAEIVGLAEQYSRQGVNGLISVIRERVARDPNGKSLYLFTARDYIKLAGNLDEWPDSAQVQDGWVNFQLDEQVGWEGNDHVARARIFVVQGGLGLLVGRDVHDLMVVKRLIERAINWGMGITLALALIGGIMMSRSTAKRIEVINQISRKIMDGNLALRIPGRGTGDDFDQLAENLNQMLDRIVQLMDGIRHVSDNIAHDLRTPLTRLRNQLESALISAEKEEDREQISTAVAEADKLLSTFNALLRIARLETGGKVAKPEALDLSQLMCDAVELYEALAEDKNQTMTMNIQSGVTTLGDKDLLFQVMSNLIDNAIKYTPEGGKISLQLIESEEGVCFEVADSGIGIPEDEKDKVFQRFYRVAKSRSLPGNGLGLSLVLAVIAMHKGEINLANANPGLKVSVKLPKSEL